In one window of Escherichia coli DSM 30083 = JCM 1649 = ATCC 11775 DNA:
- the gadB gene encoding glutamate decarboxylase: MDKKQVTDLRSELLDSRFGAKSISTIAESKRFPLHEMRDDVAFQIINDELYLDGNARQNLATFCQTWDDDNVHKLMDLSINKNWIDKEEYPQSAAIDLRCVNMVADLWHAPAPKNGQAVGTNTIGSSEACMLGGMAMKWRWRKRMEAAGKPTNKPNLVCGPVQICWHKFARYWDVELREIPMRPGQLFMDPKRMIEACDENTIGVVPTFGVTYTGNYEFPQPLHDALDKFQADTGIDIDMHIDAASGGFLAPFVAPDIVWDFRLPRVKSISASGHKFGLAPLGCGWVIWRDEEALPQELVFNVDYLGGQIGTFAINFSRPAGQVIAQYYEFLRLGREGYTKVQNASYQVAAYLADEIAKLGPYEFICTGRPDEGIPAVCFKLKDGEDPGYTLYDLSERLRLRGWQVPAFTLGGEATDIVVMRIMCRRGFEMDFAELLLEDYKASLKYLSDHPKLQGIAQQNSFKHT; encoded by the coding sequence ATGGATAAGAAGCAAGTAACGGATTTAAGGTCGGAACTACTCGATTCACGTTTTGGTGCGAAGTCTATTTCCACTATCGCAGAATCAAAACGTTTTCCGCTGCACGAAATGCGTGATGATGTCGCATTCCAGATTATCAATGATGAATTATATCTTGATGGCAACGCTCGTCAGAACCTGGCCACTTTCTGCCAGACCTGGGACGACGATAATGTCCATAAGTTGATGGATTTATCCATTAACAAAAACTGGATCGACAAAGAAGAATATCCGCAATCTGCAGCAATCGATCTGCGTTGCGTAAACATGGTTGCCGATCTGTGGCATGCGCCTGCACCGAAAAATGGTCAGGCCGTTGGCACCAACACCATTGGTTCTTCCGAGGCCTGTATGCTCGGCGGGATGGCGATGAAATGGCGTTGGCGCAAGCGTATGGAAGCTGCAGGTAAGCCGACTAACAAACCGAACCTGGTGTGCGGTCCGGTACAAATCTGCTGGCATAAATTCGCCCGCTACTGGGATGTGGAGTTGCGTGAGATCCCTATGCGCCCCGGTCAGTTGTTTATGGACCCGAAACGCATGATTGAAGCCTGCGACGAAAACACCATCGGCGTGGTGCCGACTTTCGGCGTGACCTACACCGGTAACTATGAGTTCCCGCAGCCGCTGCACGATGCGCTGGATAAATTCCAGGCCGACACCGGTATCGACATCGACATGCACATCGACGCCGCCAGCGGTGGCTTCCTGGCACCGTTCGTCGCCCCGGATATCGTCTGGGACTTCCGCCTGCCGCGTGTGAAATCGATCAGTGCTTCAGGCCATAAATTCGGTCTGGCTCCGCTGGGCTGCGGCTGGGTTATCTGGCGTGATGAAGAAGCGCTGCCGCAGGAACTGGTGTTCAACGTTGACTACCTCGGCGGTCAGATTGGTACTTTCGCCATCAACTTCTCCCGCCCGGCGGGTCAGGTGATTGCACAGTACTATGAATTCCTGCGCCTCGGTCGTGAAGGCTATACCAAAGTACAGAACGCTTCCTACCAGGTTGCTGCTTATCTGGCGGATGAAATCGCCAAACTGGGGCCGTATGAGTTCATCTGTACGGGTCGCCCGGACGAAGGCATCCCGGCGGTTTGCTTCAAACTGAAAGATGGTGAAGATCCGGGATACACCCTGTATGACCTCTCTGAACGTCTGCGTCTGCGCGGCTGGCAGGTTCCGGCCTTCACTCTCGGCGGTGAAGCCACCGACATCGTGGTGATGCGCATTATGTGTCGTCGCGGCTTCGAAATGGACTTTGCTGAACTGTTGC